From the uncultured Trichococcus sp. genome, one window contains:
- the allD gene encoding ureidoglycolate dehydrogenase: MEGTGIEVEAKLVTVMPDELHRLIKKKLEVAGLYPEQAQEVANHLVFADSSGIHSHGAVRVDYYAERIAKGGLTLEPKVSFERTGESTGIFHGDNGIGQYVANMGLKEAVAMAKEAGVAVVGISKMSHSGALSYYVKQAAEQDLIAIAMCQSDPMVVPFGGSEIYYGTNPIAFSAPRKNGPPIVFDMATTVQAWGKVLDARAKNKAIPDTWAVDKEGKPTTNPHDVHGLLPISGPKGYGLMMMIDILSGVLLGLPFGKHVSSMYDEISEGRNLGQLYIIIDPKKFTDIDSFKEKIETTVAELHEVKPAAGFSQVYYPGEINQLNYEKHQQKGIPVEESIYAYLKSDLIHFDQYGGKGAFA; this comes from the coding sequence ATGGAAGGGACAGGAATAGAAGTTGAGGCGAAATTGGTTACTGTAATGCCTGATGAACTTCATCGACTGATCAAGAAAAAATTAGAAGTAGCAGGACTGTATCCTGAGCAAGCTCAGGAGGTCGCCAACCATTTGGTGTTCGCGGATTCTTCCGGAATCCATTCCCATGGCGCCGTACGCGTCGATTACTATGCCGAAAGGATTGCTAAGGGTGGTCTGACACTTGAGCCTAAGGTTTCTTTCGAGAGGACAGGGGAAAGCACGGGAATCTTTCACGGCGACAACGGAATCGGCCAGTATGTCGCGAACATGGGTTTGAAGGAAGCTGTTGCAATGGCTAAGGAAGCTGGTGTAGCGGTTGTGGGCATTTCCAAGATGAGCCATAGCGGTGCACTTTCCTATTATGTAAAACAAGCAGCAGAGCAAGACCTGATTGCGATTGCCATGTGCCAATCCGATCCGATGGTTGTACCTTTCGGAGGCTCGGAGATCTATTATGGAACAAATCCGATTGCCTTTTCGGCACCAAGGAAAAATGGGCCACCGATCGTCTTCGATATGGCAACGACTGTGCAGGCTTGGGGAAAAGTCCTCGATGCCCGTGCAAAAAATAAAGCCATACCGGATACTTGGGCAGTGGATAAAGAGGGGAAACCGACAACCAATCCGCATGACGTGCATGGACTGTTGCCGATTTCGGGTCCAAAAGGCTACGGACTGATGATGATGATCGATATTTTATCAGGCGTATTATTGGGCCTGCCTTTCGGGAAGCACGTTTCCTCCATGTATGACGAAATTTCTGAAGGACGCAACCTTGGGCAATTATATATCATCATCGATCCAAAAAAATTCACGGATATAGACAGTTTCAAAGAAAAAATTGAGACCACAGTGGCGGAATTGCATGAAGTCAAACCGGCCGCGGGTTTCAGTCAAGTCTATTATCCAGGCGAAATCAACCAATTGAACTATGAAAAGCATCAGCAGAAAGGCATCCCCGTCGAAGAGAGCATTTATGCTTATCTGAAAAGCGATCTGATTCATTTTGATCAATACGGCGGCAAGGGCGCTTTTGCGTAA
- the fdrA gene encoding acyl-CoA synthetase FdrA, whose product MLHTIIKSNSYQDSIVLMLLTNKINTVAGVTKVSIMMGTPANKDIFKTGGLYTPELEKASSNDMAVVLEVEDEAVIANVMEEIDLFLEEQAKGNSGASVEETARTWDKALEMAKDAQVALFSIPGTHAALEIERALDAGKHVFCFSDNVSVEDEKRLKMKAHEKGLLLMGPDCGTGIINGIPLAFTNVIRPGKIGIVGASGTGIQEVSTLIHKLGGGVTNAIGTGGRDLKEDIGGITLMDGIVTLEQDPNTEVIVVISKPPAVIVRDRVLALLRKISKPAVTIFLGEKPTYHEPNLYHAYTLEEAAELAVKLVNKETIGSDTDAVAIPAVSFSADQKYIKGYYSGGTLANEAAMLIKDGLNLSGDAEKKEGYILKNEGYEVLDLGDDIYTQGKPHPMIDPEKRIEMIRQAADDPKTAIILLDIVLGYGSHMDMASELVPAIKEAKAKAASAGRELAFVATIVGTDADPQDGQAQQKILEDAGVVIRMSNNQAVRTALAMLGIHIQDNKKDMKEIDAPAFTEELAPSQAMLDLLHAKEFLNIGLRSFSDTIRENGGKATQFDWRPVAGGNVTLQKALYYLNNYQTEQTESI is encoded by the coding sequence ATGTTACACACAATCATCAAATCAAACAGCTACCAGGATTCCATCGTCTTGATGCTGTTGACGAATAAAATCAACACGGTTGCAGGAGTCACAAAAGTTTCCATCATGATGGGTACGCCTGCCAACAAAGACATCTTCAAAACGGGAGGGCTGTACACGCCGGAACTGGAGAAAGCATCATCGAATGATATGGCTGTCGTCCTGGAAGTGGAGGATGAAGCGGTCATCGCTAACGTCATGGAAGAAATCGATCTTTTCCTGGAGGAACAGGCCAAAGGGAACAGCGGCGCTTCCGTGGAAGAAACTGCCCGTACGTGGGACAAAGCCCTAGAAATGGCAAAGGATGCTCAAGTCGCGCTCTTTTCGATCCCTGGTACCCATGCAGCTCTTGAAATCGAGCGTGCGCTTGATGCCGGCAAACATGTCTTCTGTTTCAGCGATAATGTTTCGGTTGAAGATGAAAAACGCCTGAAAATGAAGGCGCATGAAAAAGGTCTGCTGCTGATGGGGCCGGATTGCGGAACAGGAATCATCAATGGCATTCCATTGGCGTTCACAAATGTCATCAGACCCGGAAAAATCGGCATCGTCGGAGCTTCGGGAACAGGTATCCAAGAAGTTTCCACGCTTATCCATAAATTGGGGGGCGGCGTAACGAATGCGATCGGCACTGGCGGACGCGACCTGAAAGAGGACATCGGCGGCATCACGTTGATGGACGGTATCGTCACGTTGGAACAGGACCCGAATACGGAAGTGATCGTCGTGATTTCCAAACCACCGGCAGTGATTGTCAGGGATAGAGTTCTCGCCTTGTTGAGAAAAATATCCAAACCAGCCGTAACCATCTTCCTGGGCGAAAAGCCGACTTACCACGAACCTAACCTTTACCATGCCTATACATTGGAGGAAGCGGCTGAACTGGCTGTCAAATTAGTGAACAAAGAAACCATCGGCTCCGATACGGATGCAGTCGCTATTCCTGCCGTCAGCTTCTCCGCTGATCAAAAATACATAAAAGGTTACTACTCCGGCGGCACATTGGCCAATGAAGCAGCCATGCTGATCAAAGATGGCCTCAACTTGAGCGGGGACGCTGAGAAAAAAGAAGGCTACATCCTGAAAAATGAGGGCTATGAAGTCCTTGATTTGGGGGATGACATTTATACGCAAGGAAAACCGCATCCGATGATCGATCCGGAAAAACGGATCGAAATGATCAGACAAGCCGCGGATGATCCGAAGACAGCCATCATCTTATTGGACATTGTTTTGGGATACGGCTCACACATGGACATGGCCAGCGAATTGGTGCCGGCCATCAAGGAAGCGAAGGCGAAAGCCGCTTCGGCAGGCAGAGAGTTGGCATTCGTTGCGACAATCGTAGGGACTGATGCCGATCCTCAGGACGGTCAAGCGCAGCAAAAAATCCTAGAAGATGCCGGAGTCGTCATCCGGATGAGCAACAACCAGGCTGTCCGCACGGCTTTGGCGATGCTGGGCATCCATATCCAGGACAACAAGAAAGATATGAAAGAAATCGATGCGCCTGCTTTTACGGAAGAATTGGCGCCTTCGCAAGCCATGTTGGACCTTCTGCATGCGAAAGAATTTTTGAACATCGGTCTGCGCAGTTTCTCCGATACCATCCGTGAAAACGGTGGGAAAGCGACGCAATTCGATTGGCGTCCGGTTGCGGGTGGCAACGTCACCTTGCAGAAAGCTTTGTATTACTTGAATAATTATCAGACTGAACAAACAGAAAGCATATAA
- a CDS encoding DUF1116 domain-containing protein, which produces MHYQTIDEANQAVAAKIVAGSPFLVDVVPAKSVIKEFNEGKVLLHAGPPIKYEQMVDPIQGACVGAALFEGWAENETDARKLLESGEVTLIPCHHVDAVGPMGGITSANMAVLIVENRTDGNRAFCTMNEGIGAVLRFGAYSEEVVTRLGWMRDVLGPTLSKALQTKTGGLNVNVLVAKAIAMGDEFHQRNIAASLAFLKEMAPIIVGLDMDQKEKEQVMQFLADTDQFFLNIMMAAAKAVLDGARKIQEGTIVTAMCRNGYEFGIRIAGMGDEWFTGPVNTPQGLYFSGFSEDDAAPDMGDSAITETFGVGGMAMIAAPAVTRFVGSGGFQDALQTSNEMREICIDQNPNFSVPTWDFQGICLGIDARKVVETGITPVINTGIANKKAGLGQIGAGTVHPPIECFEKAVLAYAKKLGFQE; this is translated from the coding sequence ATGCATTATCAAACGATTGATGAAGCTAATCAAGCAGTAGCTGCTAAAATTGTCGCTGGCTCCCCTTTCTTAGTGGATGTTGTACCAGCAAAATCAGTGATCAAAGAATTTAACGAAGGGAAGGTCCTGCTGCATGCAGGTCCACCCATCAAATATGAGCAAATGGTCGACCCGATCCAAGGTGCGTGTGTGGGTGCAGCGCTTTTCGAGGGCTGGGCAGAGAATGAAACGGATGCCAGAAAATTATTGGAATCCGGAGAGGTTACCTTGATCCCTTGTCATCATGTCGATGCGGTCGGTCCTATGGGCGGGATCACTTCGGCAAATATGGCAGTTCTGATTGTGGAAAACAGGACAGATGGCAACCGCGCTTTCTGTACGATGAACGAAGGAATCGGCGCAGTGCTGCGTTTCGGAGCTTATTCCGAGGAAGTAGTCACTCGTTTGGGCTGGATGCGCGATGTATTGGGCCCAACCTTAAGCAAAGCGCTGCAAACAAAAACCGGCGGACTGAACGTGAACGTACTGGTAGCCAAAGCGATCGCCATGGGAGATGAATTCCACCAAAGAAACATCGCAGCCTCATTGGCCTTTTTGAAGGAAATGGCGCCGATCATCGTCGGATTGGATATGGATCAAAAAGAAAAAGAACAGGTCATGCAATTCTTGGCGGATACGGATCAATTCTTCCTGAACATCATGATGGCAGCAGCCAAAGCTGTCCTGGATGGCGCAAGAAAAATCCAAGAAGGCACAATCGTTACTGCTATGTGCCGCAATGGCTATGAATTCGGTATCCGTATCGCCGGAATGGGGGATGAATGGTTCACAGGGCCGGTCAACACGCCGCAAGGCCTTTATTTCTCAGGCTTCAGTGAAGACGATGCCGCTCCGGATATGGGGGACAGCGCCATCACTGAGACATTCGGTGTCGGTGGCATGGCGATGATTGCAGCACCTGCAGTTACGCGCTTCGTAGGCAGCGGTGGCTTCCAGGATGCGCTACAGACAAGCAATGAAATGCGCGAAATCTGTATCGATCAGAATCCGAACTTCTCCGTACCGACATGGGATTTCCAAGGCATCTGCCTGGGCATCGATGCCCGTAAGGTGGTTGAGACAGGCATCACACCGGTCATCAATACCGGCATCGCCAACAAAAAGGCTGGTTTGGGCCAAATCGGGGCGGGAACAGTGCATCCACCGATCGAATGTTTCGAAAAAGCCGTCTTGGCGTATGCGAAAAAACTTGGGTTTCAGGAATAA
- a CDS encoding DUF2877 domain-containing protein translates to MFIKAAYHDERLTDTLRNKSTWRVHSLFNKSLNIQSADQENLMLIAGTASPQLPKALYLPDDMLGKLVGTVQPGQTVSISDGKLIFDGCTIVADGIPQYQSRYTTERGLHQDSLRYYVSSLAKVEKLNGFDFLMADLTQDSFLANTPEGNHILRLYSGDVSKRTEAISYFIGRGKGLTPSGDDLLVGALAADQLLGMLPADTEGLIRKRLAQTPKPTTTVSAHYLACALDGLYNEPIHRLLHVLRQESEEKAIEECIRHIMAIGHTSGMDMLTGLTGALLVWNRFEGGYNQWRKELSSL, encoded by the coding sequence GTGTTCATAAAGGCAGCTTACCATGACGAACGCTTGACGGACACGCTGCGCAATAAAAGCACTTGGCGCGTCCATAGCCTATTCAATAAAAGTTTGAACATTCAAAGCGCCGATCAGGAAAATCTGATGTTGATAGCAGGTACAGCCTCACCGCAGTTGCCGAAAGCGTTATATCTTCCGGATGACATGTTAGGGAAACTGGTCGGTACTGTTCAACCCGGCCAAACCGTCTCCATCTCGGACGGCAAGCTGATTTTCGACGGCTGCACCATCGTTGCTGATGGAATACCTCAATATCAGTCCCGCTATACGACGGAACGAGGTTTGCATCAGGACAGTTTGCGGTATTACGTGTCATCGCTGGCAAAAGTCGAAAAATTAAACGGGTTCGATTTTCTGATGGCGGACTTGACGCAGGATTCATTTTTAGCAAATACTCCGGAAGGCAATCATATACTGAGGCTCTATTCGGGTGATGTTAGCAAAAGAACCGAGGCGATAAGTTACTTCATCGGCAGAGGTAAAGGATTGACGCCGTCAGGTGACGATCTTCTGGTGGGAGCTTTGGCAGCCGATCAGCTACTGGGGATGCTCCCGGCGGATACGGAAGGCCTGATCAGGAAGCGGTTAGCGCAAACTCCGAAGCCGACTACAACAGTAAGTGCGCACTATCTGGCGTGCGCCCTGGATGGTCTTTACAACGAACCCATTCATCGGTTGCTGCACGTTTTGCGGCAGGAAAGTGAAGAAAAAGCCATAGAAGAATGCATCAGACATATAATGGCTATCGGCCATACATCGGGAATGGATATGTTGACAGGCCTTACGGGTGCCCTGTTAGTATGGAACAGATTTGAAGGAGGATACAATCAATGGCGAAAAGAGTTGTCATCGCTCTAG